One region of Bombus affinis isolate iyBomAffi1 chromosome 5, iyBomAffi1.2, whole genome shotgun sequence genomic DNA includes:
- the LOC126915954 gene encoding rho GTPase-activating protein 20-like isoform X5, whose translation MMTMFGTLVQRLTSPVTSPTSPRRRFKSPSRWEVQSDPEDDPAAPVRKSRAKHLLDKRKSKSRARALNVHSEQVPMCNSGWHDAAFPPLRGTKSLGRLDGMKEVQRLAEYERYLGQEARNLVENGNGSVGSGAVLQRGQLEGDLHRIQELFPGDNLRLHERDVLTTKMKSLIRKRNGGNPGRLTRVLSQKSLNVSNNSPAPKSPPRTFLLETPVQFTTGVQSQDRHLFLFSDLLLIAKARSGGNFKLKQSVRMSELWLTAGHIEDVAETSKSQETSFVLGWPTTNVVATFMTAAARDLWWGRLTELVREESMKEPPDTNIQVVYHDSDTNTEYCKTIMVGSEMTAAACVNLATRLLDLQGPFQLWARTSADEAPYPLIGHERPFAVKLSNLRHTLSAEEGFDLEHCNKSGHDTCHFILRPVPKSPVKKNKSKITGLLRRSLSLNPSLFGVNLSRLDENGLPKPVLVMLQQLFAKGPFTQGIFRKSANVRIVRELRDQIESTGDPSCLEDAPIIAVAALLKDFLRSLPDPLLTSHLFPLWMDSLDTPNPVQTIKNILDRLPKANYTLLSHLICVLHHVARRSKHNLMCASNLGVCCGPSLLWSPNPSVNQSRAIPTLTEMLIRHCEVLFGEGVTQLFGEERSDSGAEESTDSLHSGGLSLDSLDLTEPPRKDHMSLSRDSGLTLSDCQLFIPESPVGSEDSAANASSSSFDKSLTKEDKSTSKSYIRVYGGWEERMNGYAANNHHASAVEHNFREEKSSIGYPNPNFQRQDWLRAQLKRTPRTKLDEHDHRKDRFDEKDIYGREYLRQDSMKENMENCKDIYRSSQLDITRDLRTEYERATQQDICTERVSIHNSEQDLSGDTTLSSDRYEFKKERFNEFKKVKSEMYVNRESPVSQNGSYHSGSDLYEFKKVKSEIYVNKETTRTERYESESSIYGNRDRTSEIYDSRERSDLYSFKQAEAIDLYGDEDDEEERTWPDTPPPLPPRLRHLPPVHMNLEDRHKVTGRSRSLPPPPPYRPPPQPRASVTTRHLGYGRSVVDDESYV comes from the exons GTCCAGAGGCTGGCCGAATACGAGAGGTACCTAGGCCAGGAGGCAAGAAACCTAGTGGAGAACGGAAACGGAAGCGTCGGGAGTGGCGCCGTTCTTCAACGTGGTCAGCTCGAGGGCGATCTTCATCGTATCCAGGAACTCTTTCCTGGTGATAACCTCCGGCTACACGAACGAGATGTCCTTACCACG AAAATGAAGAGTCTGATCCGCAAGAGGAACGGCGGGAACCCTGGAAGGCTGACGAGAGTGTTGTCGCAGAAATCTCTAAACGTGTCCAACAACTCACCAGCTCCGAAATCTCCGCCGAGGACTTTCCTCTTGGAGACTCCGGTACAATTCACCACG GGTGTACAGTCCCAGGACAGAcatctttttctcttctccgACCTATTGCTCATAGCAAAGGCACGAAGCGGTGGTAACTTTAAGCTAAAACAATCCGTAAGAATGAGCGAGCTATGGCTAACTGCCGGGCATATAGAGGATGTGGCCGAAACGAGCAAATCTCAGGAAACGAGCTTCGTCCTCGGCTGGCCCACTACGAACGTCGTTGCAACTTTTAT GACTGCTGCAGCGAGGGATCTCTGGTGGGGACGTTTGACCGAACTCGTACGAGAGGAGAGTATGAAGGAGCCGCCCGACACGAACATTCAAGTCGTGTATCACGACAGTGACACGAACACGGAATAC TGTAAGACGATTATGGTGGGATCCGAGATGACAGCGGCAGCCTGTGTGAATTTGGCCACGCGTCTCTTGGATCTGCAAGGACCTTTTCAGCTGTGGGCCAGAACGTCTGCTGACGAGGCGCCGTACCCTCTGATAGGACACGAGAGGCCTTTCGCCGTCAAACTGTCGAATTTGAGACACACGCTGTCTGCGGAGGAAGGTTTCGATTTGGAGCATTGCAACAAAAGTGGACACGATACGTGCCACTTTATACTCAGGCCGGTACCAAAATCGCCGGTAAAGAAGAACAAGTCCAAGATCACTGGGTTATTGAGGAGATCCCTTTCGTTGAACCCGAGTTTGTTTGGAGTCAATTTATCAAGACTCGACGAAAATGGGTTGCCCAAACCTGTGTTGGTAATGCTCCAGCAATTATTCGCCAAGGGACCATTCACGCAAGGAATCTTCAGAAAATCGGCGAACGTTAGAATCGTTCGAGAACTACGAGACCAGATCGAGTCTACTGGAGATCCCAGTTGCTTGGAAGATGCTCCAATTATAGCCGTGGCAGCTCTCCTTAAAGACTTCCTGAGATCCTTACCGGACCCTTTGCTAACTTCCCACCTGTTTCCTCTCTGGATGGATAGCCTGGACACGCCAAATCCTGTTCAAACTATTAAAAA TATTTTAGATAGATTGCCCAAAGCGAATTACACCCTGCTATCGCATTTGATCTGCGTTCTACACCATGTGGCACGGCGGTCGAAGCACAATCTCATGTGCGCCAGTAATCTGGGCGTGTGTTGTGGACCAAGCTTACTCTGGTCGCCAAATCCGTCGGTGAATCAGAGCAGGGCGATCCCTACACTAACGGAAATGTTGATTCGTCATTGTGAAGTCCTGTTTGGGGAGGGCGTCACGCAGCTCTTTGGGGAGGAACGCAGCGACAGTGGAGCCGAAGAAAGCACCGATAGCCTTCACT CAGGTGGGCTTTCTCTGGACAGCCTGGACCTGACGGAACCACCACGTAAAGACCATATGTCTCTTTCAAGAGATTCTGGTCTGACCCTGTCGGATTGTCAGCTGTTCATCCCAGAGTCTCCGGTGGGATCCGAGGACTCTGCCGCGAATGCATCGTCATCCAGCTTCGACAAGTCTCTGACCAAAGAGGACAAGTCTACCAGCAAGTCGTACATCCGTGTCTACGGTGGATGGGAAGAGCGAATGAACGGATACGCGGCAAATAATCATCACGCGAGCGCCGTTGAGCATAATTTCAGGGAGGAGAAGAGCAGCATCGGTTACCCTAATCCGAATTTTCAGAGGCAAGATTGGCTGAGGGCTCAGCTGAAGAGAACGCCAAGAACAAAGTTGGACGAGCACGATCATCGTAAGGACAGGTTCGATGAGAAGGATATCTACGGTAGGGAGTATCTGAGACAAGATTCTATGAAGGAGAACATGGAGAATTGCAAGGACATCTACAGGAGTTCGCAACTGGACATAACGCGGGATCTTCGAACGGAATACGAAAGAGCTACGCAACAGGACATCTGTACGGAACGGGTCTCCATTCATAATTCGGAGCAGGATCTGTCGGGAGACACGACGTTGTCCAGTGACAGATACGAATTCAAGAAGGAACGGTTCAACGAGTTCAAGAAGGTCAAGTCGGAAATGTATGTTAATCGCGAGTCACCAGTGTCTCAGAACGGTAGCTACCATTCGGGAAGCGATCTGTACGAGTTCAAAAAGGTGAAGAGCGAGATATATGTGAACAAAGAAACGACGCGTACGGAGAGATACGAATCTGAGAGTAGCATCTATGGAAATAGGGACAGAACGAGCGAGATATACGACTCGAGAGAGAGGAGTGATTTGTACTCGTTCAAGCAAGCCGAGGCGATCGATTTGTACGGTGACGAAGACGACGAAGAAGAGAGAACATGGCCGGATACACCACCACCACTACCACCGAGATTGAGGCATCTGCCACCGGTACACATGAATCTGGAGGACAGACACAAAGTGACGGGTAGGTCAAGGTCTTTACCACCGCCTCCTCCTTATCGTCCGCCTCCTCAACCTCGTGCCTCGGTTACTACTAGGCACCTAGGATATGGAAGATCCGTCGTCGATGACGAGAGTTATGTTTAA